In Nocardia asteroides, a single genomic region encodes these proteins:
- a CDS encoding alkyl/aryl-sulfatase, with protein sequence MTEQLDFEDTTDFDNATRGYLGALEPAVITTADGRPVWDGTAYDFLTGACPDTANPSLWRQGQLCNLQGLYEVCDGIYQVRNLDLSNMTLVEGERGVIVIDPLISAETAAAALALYRRHRGDRPVTGLIYTHSHVDHFGGARGVLPADAEPVPVLAPAGFLEHAVSENVYAGNAMTRRALFMYGTGLERGPAGQLGCGLGMTTSTGSISLIPPTVDITATGQTETVDGVRIVFQLTPGTEAPAEMNFLFPERRALCMAENATHNMHNVLTLRGALVRDSRVWARYLDEAVALFGEQADVAFASHHWPTWGAENWTGWLTGQRDMYAYLHDQTLRLLNRGLTGTEIAEELRLPPALERLWANRGYYGSLSHNVKAIYQRYMGWFDGNPAHLWEHPPVETARRYVADYGGIDALVAKGREYAEHGDPRFAATLLNHAVFAEPGHDGARDALAEVYERLGYGAENGTWRNFFLVGARELRNGVTDLDIDTADPQMMLALPIDMLIDAMAVRVDGLRAADTDFTMDWRLTDLDRTVRLTLSRGALTQRTDTPEAPLHGKAEVTLTLTKPQLLAALGGAGLDGVEVDGDPQVLTTLAGLLDTPDPRFPIVTP encoded by the coding sequence ATGACCGAGCAGTTGGACTTCGAGGACACCACCGATTTCGACAACGCCACCCGCGGCTACCTGGGCGCGCTGGAACCCGCGGTGATCACCACCGCCGACGGCCGCCCGGTCTGGGACGGCACCGCCTACGACTTCCTCACCGGCGCCTGCCCGGACACCGCGAACCCGAGCCTGTGGCGGCAGGGACAGCTGTGCAATCTGCAGGGGCTGTACGAGGTCTGCGATGGCATCTACCAGGTCCGCAACCTCGACCTGTCGAACATGACCCTGGTCGAGGGCGAGCGCGGGGTGATCGTCATCGACCCGCTCATCTCCGCCGAGACCGCCGCCGCCGCGCTCGCGCTCTACCGCCGCCACCGCGGCGATCGCCCGGTGACCGGGCTGATCTACACGCATTCCCACGTCGACCACTTCGGCGGCGCCCGCGGCGTGCTGCCCGCCGACGCCGAGCCGGTGCCGGTTCTGGCCCCGGCCGGATTCCTCGAGCACGCCGTCAGTGAGAACGTCTACGCCGGGAACGCCATGACCCGGCGCGCGCTGTTCATGTACGGCACCGGGCTCGAGCGCGGCCCGGCCGGGCAGCTCGGCTGCGGGCTCGGCATGACCACCTCCACCGGCAGCATCTCGCTCATCCCACCGACCGTGGACATCACCGCCACCGGGCAGACCGAGACCGTGGACGGGGTGCGCATCGTCTTCCAGCTCACCCCGGGCACCGAGGCCCCGGCCGAGATGAACTTCCTGTTCCCGGAGCGGCGCGCGCTGTGCATGGCCGAGAACGCCACCCACAACATGCACAACGTGCTCACCCTGCGCGGCGCGCTGGTGCGCGACAGCCGCGTCTGGGCCCGCTACCTCGACGAAGCCGTCGCCCTCTTCGGCGAGCAGGCCGACGTCGCCTTCGCCTCGCACCATTGGCCGACCTGGGGCGCGGAGAACTGGACCGGCTGGCTCACCGGCCAGCGCGACATGTACGCCTACCTGCACGACCAGACCCTGCGGCTGCTCAACCGGGGCCTGACCGGCACGGAGATCGCCGAGGAGCTGCGCCTCCCGCCCGCCCTGGAACGGCTGTGGGCCAACCGCGGCTACTACGGCTCGCTCTCGCACAACGTCAAAGCCATCTACCAGCGCTACATGGGCTGGTTCGACGGCAACCCCGCGCACCTGTGGGAGCACCCCCCGGTCGAGACCGCCCGCCGCTACGTCGCCGACTACGGCGGGATCGACGCGCTCGTGGCCAAGGGCCGCGAGTACGCCGAGCACGGCGACCCGCGGTTCGCCGCGACCCTGCTCAACCACGCGGTCTTCGCCGAGCCCGGCCACGACGGCGCCCGCGACGCGCTGGCCGAGGTCTACGAGCGGCTCGGCTACGGCGCCGAGAACGGCACCTGGCGCAACTTCTTCCTGGTCGGGGCCCGCGAACTCCGCAACGGCGTCACCGACCTGGACATCGACACCGCCGACCCGCAGATGATGCTCGCGCTGCCGATCGACATGCTCATCGACGCGATGGCCGTCCGAGTCGACGGGCTCCGCGCCGCCGACACCGACTTCACCATGGACTGGCGCCTCACCGACCTGGACCGCACGGTCCGGCTGACCCTCTCCCGCGGGGCACTGACCCAGCGCACCGACACACCGGAGGCGCCGCTGCACGGCAAGGCCGAGGTAACCCTGACCCTCACCAAACCCCAGCTGCTCGCCGCGCTCGGCGGTGCCGGTCTCGACGGGGTCGAGGTCGACGGCGACCCGCAGGTGCTCACCACCCTCGCCGGGCTGCTCGACACCCCCGACCCCCGGTTCCCCATCGTGACCCCGTAG
- a CDS encoding phosphotransferase enzyme family protein, whose translation MNNEDLEAVARAACSAVGLNASDLEPIKVAENAIYRVPSAAIVVRVAKPGQEAAAERELLIADWLRRSGVPAVEPADLATTFVIQRDHPVSFWKELPEHHGATAPEIARALRTLHRLEPAEFLPDIDPFVRLDQRIDAAAATSPADRRWLRRHLAELRERWAERTGGMPWGPIHGDAWDGNVVTTTDGTTLFLDLERASVGPPEWDLTSTAIKRSSFGWISRQQYAGFAQAYGHDVETWPGFPLLRDIREMRMTCMAVQAAGRDSGRARQAQLRVDSLRGRRGPRPWRGWEAMP comes from the coding sequence ATGAATAATGAAGACCTCGAAGCCGTCGCCCGAGCCGCGTGCTCGGCCGTGGGGTTGAACGCCTCCGACCTCGAGCCGATCAAGGTCGCGGAGAACGCGATCTATCGGGTGCCGTCCGCCGCGATCGTTGTCCGCGTCGCGAAACCCGGCCAGGAAGCCGCCGCGGAACGCGAACTCCTGATCGCCGACTGGCTGCGTCGATCCGGAGTCCCGGCTGTCGAACCGGCCGATCTCGCAACCACTTTCGTCATACAGCGCGATCACCCGGTGAGCTTCTGGAAAGAGCTACCCGAACATCACGGTGCGACCGCTCCCGAGATCGCCCGCGCCTTACGTACGCTGCACCGACTCGAACCGGCGGAGTTCTTGCCCGACATAGACCCGTTCGTCCGGCTCGATCAGCGAATCGACGCCGCGGCCGCGACGAGTCCCGCGGACCGTCGGTGGCTTCGCCGCCACCTCGCGGAACTACGAGAACGGTGGGCCGAGCGAACGGGCGGAATGCCGTGGGGGCCGATACACGGCGACGCATGGGACGGCAATGTCGTCACGACCACGGACGGCACCACGCTGTTCCTCGATCTGGAACGCGCGTCCGTCGGCCCCCCGGAGTGGGACCTGACCTCCACCGCCATCAAGCGCAGTTCGTTCGGCTGGATCAGCCGGCAGCAGTACGCGGGCTTCGCGCAGGCGTACGGTCACGATGTCGAGACCTGGCCCGGGTTCCCGCTGCTCCGGGATATTCGGGAGATGCGCATGACCTGCATGGCGGTGCAGGCCGCGGGACGGGACAGCGGGCGAGCTCGCCAAGCTCAGCTGCGCGTGGACTCGCTGCGCGGCCGTCGCGGCCCGCGCCCGTGGCGCGGCTGGGAAGCCATGCCCTGA
- a CDS encoding XRE family transcriptional regulator, translating into MSAQFWWSEHMLAALSTWHLGRVIYAYRTHPFHGPQPLSQKRVATWLDVTQAQLSRIETGPAPEIMTKLMRWSQILRIPAELLWFKLPSTSTLGDVNRNEFLRTAAAVTATAAASPHGLLQLLNDTGPADLPTRVGSAEIEQLRAASTLFAGWDARYGGGLVREVVAAQLRVAVSYLRAGCAPRYRSDLYAAVGSLAHTAGFMAFDACVHRDAADMFDLALKCAEEADAWQLRAKILSSTARQAIWTGKPKDGLRFVQQAFLYSDRLTATERAMLYTAKARAHAKLGAVEETMTAVGNADEQFGRSEPGENPSWMAYYDAAQHAGDTGHALFDLAIHGRFGSEARQRLQTAVKDHTGDAERSRTISTIKLASLTMATGDPDQAVSIGSTAVQRASSLRSMRAAEDVHELRTFARRAGADLAQARE; encoded by the coding sequence ATGTCCGCGCAGTTCTGGTGGAGCGAACACATGCTCGCCGCGCTGTCGACCTGGCACCTGGGCCGCGTCATCTACGCCTACCGCACTCACCCGTTCCACGGCCCGCAGCCTTTATCGCAGAAACGGGTCGCGACCTGGCTCGACGTCACCCAGGCTCAGCTGAGCCGGATCGAGACCGGCCCCGCCCCCGAAATCATGACCAAACTGATGCGCTGGTCCCAGATCCTGCGCATTCCCGCCGAGCTCCTGTGGTTCAAGCTGCCGAGCACGTCTACCCTCGGCGACGTGAACCGCAACGAATTCCTGCGGACCGCAGCCGCTGTCACCGCCACAGCGGCCGCATCGCCTCACGGCCTGCTGCAACTCCTCAACGACACCGGACCAGCCGATCTGCCAACGCGCGTCGGCTCGGCCGAGATCGAACAACTTCGCGCTGCCTCGACACTGTTCGCCGGTTGGGATGCTCGCTACGGCGGCGGGCTGGTGCGCGAAGTGGTGGCGGCCCAACTGCGCGTCGCGGTGTCCTACCTCCGCGCCGGGTGCGCCCCCAGATACCGCAGCGACCTGTATGCCGCTGTCGGTTCGCTGGCCCACACAGCAGGGTTCATGGCATTCGACGCCTGCGTGCACCGCGACGCTGCCGACATGTTCGACTTGGCGCTGAAGTGCGCCGAGGAGGCCGACGCGTGGCAACTCCGCGCGAAAATACTCTCGTCCACGGCCCGCCAAGCGATCTGGACCGGCAAGCCGAAAGACGGCCTGCGCTTCGTCCAGCAGGCGTTCCTCTACTCCGATCGCCTCACCGCCACCGAACGGGCGATGCTCTACACCGCCAAGGCACGCGCACACGCCAAACTCGGCGCGGTGGAGGAGACGATGACCGCCGTCGGGAACGCCGATGAGCAGTTCGGTCGATCCGAGCCCGGCGAGAATCCGAGCTGGATGGCGTACTACGACGCGGCCCAGCACGCAGGCGATACCGGGCACGCCTTGTTCGACCTGGCGATCCACGGCCGATTCGGCAGCGAAGCACGCCAGCGGTTGCAGACCGCCGTCAAGGATCACACCGGCGACGCCGAGCGATCCCGAACGATCTCGACGATCAAGCTGGCGTCGCTGACAATGGCCACCGGTGATCCCGACCAAGCGGTCAGCATCGGCTCCACTGCCGTGCAGCGGGCGTCATCGCTGCGGTCGATGCGCGCCGCCGAGGATGTCCACGAGTTGCGAACCTTCGCCCGCCGCGCGGGCGCGGACCTCGCGCAGGCTCGCGAATGA
- a CDS encoding radical SAM protein: MTIVPLPAPTTKPDSYGHARMPRGAAVPEPGRVDRVSYGRFRNVYLYITEACQLRCEHCYMGERLDRALKMSPQQIIDTLTVWRKLGGDKLTILGGEPTLHPFYVDSIKAAAKIGYGHVITTTNAQQPARKKFAKLEPSDFAYVQVSLDGGSAATHDAVRGAGTFDIAMDTTAELCARGFDTCIICTVNKANESDVLNLLTIADEIGASLVKFHVFSTIGTGHGSPEMAMTPPEWVSFCNRLEAVASEHRTRVWFQPTYAHRDDMDRYAAEGYQGCIGRTLDRISVFPDGRAYVCSYLFDTDSYFARMKGNQVVLNRETGTNEFDLFTLPLVDSACGGCKSSACFGGCPAEEIVMGASSCSQYPDIVPVCRLWKSSAKPE; the protein is encoded by the coding sequence ATGACCATCGTGCCGCTGCCCGCCCCGACCACGAAACCCGACAGCTATGGCCACGCGCGCATGCCGCGCGGTGCCGCAGTCCCCGAACCCGGCCGCGTCGACCGCGTCTCCTACGGCCGATTCCGCAACGTATACCTCTACATCACCGAGGCCTGCCAGCTGCGCTGCGAGCACTGCTACATGGGCGAACGGCTCGACCGGGCGCTGAAGATGTCGCCGCAGCAGATCATCGACACCCTCACCGTGTGGCGAAAGTTGGGCGGCGACAAACTGACCATCCTCGGTGGCGAACCGACCCTGCATCCCTTTTACGTCGACTCCATCAAGGCCGCGGCGAAGATCGGCTACGGCCACGTCATCACCACAACCAACGCCCAGCAGCCCGCTCGCAAGAAGTTCGCGAAGCTCGAACCCTCGGACTTCGCCTACGTCCAAGTCAGCCTCGACGGAGGAAGCGCTGCCACCCACGACGCCGTGCGCGGCGCGGGCACCTTCGACATCGCTATGGACACCACCGCAGAGCTGTGCGCCCGCGGCTTCGACACCTGCATCATCTGCACGGTCAACAAGGCCAACGAATCCGATGTGCTGAACCTGCTCACCATCGCCGACGAGATCGGTGCTTCGCTGGTGAAGTTCCATGTCTTCAGCACCATCGGCACCGGCCACGGTAGTCCCGAGATGGCCATGACTCCGCCGGAGTGGGTGAGCTTCTGCAACCGCCTCGAAGCCGTCGCTTCCGAGCACAGAACGCGGGTGTGGTTCCAGCCGACCTACGCTCACCGCGACGACATGGACCGCTACGCCGCCGAGGGCTACCAGGGCTGCATCGGCCGCACCCTCGACCGGATCAGCGTCTTCCCCGACGGCCGCGCCTACGTCTGCTCCTACCTGTTCGACACCGACAGCTACTTCGCTCGCATGAAGGGCAATCAGGTCGTTCTCAACCGTGAAACCGGAACCAACGAGTTCGACCTGTTCACGCTCCCCTTGGTCGACAGCGCGTGCGGCGGGTGCAAATCCTCGGCCTGCTTCGGCGGCTGCCCCGCCGAGGAGATCGTCATGGGAGCCAGCTCCTGCTCGCAGTACCCCGACATCGTCCCCGTCTGCCGCCTCTGGAAATCCAGCGCCAAACCCGAATAG
- a CDS encoding NUDIX hydrolase, protein MAVAGAERHKVIGDVHLLLTDEEGRVLFGQRANTGYEDGAYHVPSGHLEAGESVLDALVREAKEEIGVTIDPSAAEFAHVMHNSSSGGRVAFFFRVRLGEQQPSNREPDKCDELAWFALDALPERMIPYCREALQHIVADRRFSIYGW, encoded by the coding sequence ATGGCGGTGGCCGGTGCGGAGCGGCACAAGGTAATCGGGGATGTGCATCTCCTGCTCACCGACGAGGAGGGGCGCGTGCTGTTCGGTCAGCGCGCGAACACGGGGTACGAGGACGGCGCGTACCACGTGCCGTCCGGTCATCTGGAGGCCGGTGAGTCGGTGTTGGATGCGCTGGTGCGGGAGGCGAAGGAGGAGATCGGGGTGACGATCGATCCGTCGGCCGCCGAGTTCGCTCACGTCATGCACAACTCGTCCTCGGGCGGACGGGTGGCGTTCTTCTTCCGCGTGCGGCTGGGTGAACAGCAGCCGTCGAATCGGGAGCCGGACAAGTGCGACGAGCTTGCGTGGTTCGCGCTCGACGCGCTGCCGGAGCGGATGATCCCGTACTGCCGGGAAGCGTTGCAGCACATCGTTGCCGATCGTCGCTTCTCGATCTACGGCTGGTAG
- a CDS encoding SAM-dependent methyltransferase, with protein sequence MAHARAMLTGPDKGRVACLDADADADADADADADADPDKILKYPALADTSDLSRLVAVSMVALLHFLGNHHHPHDIVDTLLAAFALGSYLTRTHATSDFDSPPVPPQRQLSTTSTASKSAPAPTPSSRTSSPVSNRSPPASRCRTAGIPAPPPHPTRYRNDHRPRQRAARRCGGGLAVAAPRRASLPLRRGVQHPGPTGGLAMTTAPTSAAGLGAGRLMTCRLPNRQESLRRDGPITARTPARTPNRGFSGADSLTARPPHPGRAAGAWHRR encoded by the coding sequence CTGGCGCACGCGCGGGCGATGCTCACCGGCCCCGACAAAGGGCGGGTGGCCTGCCTCGACGCCGACGCCGACGCCGACGCCGACGCCGACGCCGACGCCGACGCCGACCCCGACAAGATCCTGAAATACCCGGCGCTCGCCGATACCTCGGACCTGTCACGGCTGGTGGCGGTGTCGATGGTCGCGCTCCTGCATTTCCTGGGCAATCACCACCACCCCCACGACATCGTGGACACCCTGCTGGCCGCGTTTGCCCTGGGCTCCTATCTCACCCGCACCCACGCGACCAGTGATTTCGACTCCCCGCCGGTACCGCCGCAGCGGCAGCTATCCACCACGAGCACGGCATCGAAGTCCGCACCCGCACCTACACCGAGTTCGCGCACTTCTTCACCGGTCTCGAACCGATCGCCCCCGGCTTCACGGTGCCGCACCGCTGGCATCCCCGCGCCGCCCCCGCACCCAACCCGCTACCGAAACGACCACAGACCCCGGCAGCGGGCCGCCCGACGGTGTGGGGGCGGCCTGGCTGTCGCAGCGCCGCGACGCGCGAGTCTTCCTCTACGCCGGGGTGTCCAGCACCCCGGCCCCACCGGCGGGCTGGCGATGACCACGGCACCGACCAGCGCTGCTGGTTTGGGCGCGGGCCGGTTGATGACCTGCCGCCTGCCCAATCGACAGGAATCCCTACGGCGGGACGGCCCAATCACGGCCAGAACACCGGCGAGAACCCCGAATCGGGGGTTCAGTGGAGCCGACTCGCTCACGGCCCGTCCACCACACCCGGGGCGCGCCGCCGGGGCCTGGCATCGCCGGTGA
- a CDS encoding SDR family NAD(P)-dependent oxidoreductase, with protein sequence MAETTIDPADLATCLRVLEQAGRLDKEHPDSLTVQRAVGHMFKKLKQAKRDAVRDAVASADKAVVAATATGSPNRIDDETAGIRLSSTAAGASAGTLLRARPCYICKQRYTRVDAFYHQLCPECAARSHAKRDAGADLTGKRALLTGGRAKIGMYIALRLLRDGAHTTITTRFPNDAVRRFSAMEDSADWLHRLRIVGIDLRDPGQVIALADDVAAQGPLDILINNAAQTVRRTAGAYSALVDAESAPLPSGPRPDMMTLSSGVQQHPTALTAALAPELTAADVAELALVAGSATPERIARGVAIDAGGLVPDITHTNSWVQTVAEVETTELLEVQLCNSVAPFILVSRLRPAMAAAPARRKYVVNVSAMEGQFSRGYKGPGHPHTNMAKAALNMLTRTSAKEMFETDRILMTAVDTGWITDERPHHTKVRLAEEGFHAPLDLVDGAARVYDPIVRGESGDDVFGCFLKDYEPSPW encoded by the coding sequence ATGGCCGAAACCACGATCGATCCCGCCGACCTCGCGACCTGCCTCCGCGTCCTGGAGCAGGCCGGGCGGCTCGACAAGGAGCACCCCGACTCGCTCACCGTGCAGCGCGCCGTCGGGCACATGTTCAAGAAGCTCAAGCAGGCCAAGCGCGATGCCGTCCGGGATGCCGTCGCCTCCGCGGACAAAGCTGTTGTCGCCGCTACCGCGACCGGGTCGCCGAACCGGATCGACGACGAGACCGCGGGCATTCGGCTGAGTTCCACCGCCGCCGGGGCCAGCGCGGGCACCCTGCTCCGGGCGCGGCCCTGCTACATCTGCAAGCAGCGCTACACCCGGGTGGACGCGTTCTACCACCAGCTCTGTCCCGAGTGCGCGGCGCGCAGTCACGCCAAGCGCGACGCCGGCGCCGACCTCACCGGCAAGCGGGCGCTACTCACCGGCGGCCGCGCCAAGATCGGCATGTACATCGCGCTGCGGCTGCTGCGCGACGGTGCGCACACGACGATCACCACCCGCTTCCCGAACGATGCCGTGCGCCGGTTCAGCGCCATGGAGGACAGTGCGGACTGGCTGCATCGCTTGCGGATCGTCGGCATCGATCTTCGCGACCCCGGGCAGGTGATCGCGCTCGCCGACGATGTGGCGGCGCAGGGGCCGTTGGATATCTTGATCAACAATGCCGCGCAGACCGTGCGGCGCACCGCGGGGGCCTACAGCGCGCTGGTCGACGCCGAGTCGGCGCCGCTGCCATCCGGGCCGCGCCCCGATATGATGACGCTCAGCTCCGGCGTGCAGCAGCACCCGACCGCGCTCACCGCCGCGCTCGCGCCCGAGCTGACCGCCGCCGATGTCGCCGAGCTCGCGCTGGTGGCGGGGTCGGCGACGCCCGAGCGGATCGCGCGCGGGGTGGCGATCGATGCGGGTGGGCTCGTTCCGGACATCACGCACACCAACAGCTGGGTGCAGACGGTGGCCGAGGTGGAGACCACCGAACTGCTCGAGGTGCAGCTCTGCAACTCGGTCGCGCCGTTCATCCTGGTCTCCCGGTTGCGTCCGGCGATGGCGGCCGCACCCGCGCGCCGGAAGTACGTGGTGAACGTGTCGGCGATGGAGGGTCAGTTCAGCCGCGGGTACAAGGGACCCGGCCATCCGCACACCAATATGGCGAAAGCCGCGTTGAACATGCTGACGCGCACCAGCGCCAAGGAGATGTTCGAGACCGATCGGATTCTGATGACGGCGGTCGATACCGGGTGGATCACCGATGAGCGGCCGCATCACACCAAGGTCCGGCTCGCCGAGGAGGGGTTTCACGCGCCGCTCGATCTCGTCGACGGGGCGGCGCGGGTTTACGATCCGATCGTGCGCGGGGAGTCGGGGGACGACGTCTTCGGTTGCTTCCTGAAGGACTACGAACCGTCTCCCTGGTAG
- a CDS encoding acyl-CoA dehydrogenase family protein: protein MARAVWSDDEVEAVRELSRTFFEKEVVPHAEKFVRQGHPDRALYNRAGELGLLCTGIPTEYGGGGGTFAHEAAIIEEQTLAGDGSLGMPVHTSIIAPYLHHFGSEELKRRVLPKAASGEMVLSIGMTEPGTGSDLQNIKTRAVRDGDEYVITGSKIFITNGWLCDGIIIAAKTDPTKGAAGVSLIFAEVSDDTPGFERGRILDKMGGKSQDTAELFFDGLRVPAANLLGEAEGQGFYQMMQLLAQERLVTAIIAVAMMEQAVKITVEYTKGREAFGKPLFALQNTKFELAECATLAKVGRTFLDDCIAKHLEGKLDIPTAAMSKYWLTDQLGIVVDRCLQLFGGYGYMTEYPISQLYTGARVLRILAGSNEVMKDLVARSL from the coding sequence ATGGCACGCGCCGTGTGGAGTGACGACGAGGTCGAGGCGGTCCGGGAGCTGTCCCGGACGTTCTTCGAGAAGGAGGTCGTGCCGCACGCGGAGAAGTTCGTGCGGCAGGGCCACCCGGACCGGGCGCTGTACAACCGCGCGGGGGAACTCGGGCTGCTCTGCACCGGTATCCCCACCGAGTACGGCGGCGGCGGGGGCACCTTCGCGCACGAGGCGGCCATCATCGAGGAGCAGACGCTGGCGGGCGACGGCTCGCTCGGCATGCCGGTGCACACCTCGATCATCGCGCCCTATCTGCACCACTTCGGCTCCGAGGAGCTCAAGCGGCGGGTGCTGCCGAAGGCGGCCAGCGGCGAGATGGTGCTCTCGATCGGCATGACCGAGCCGGGCACCGGCTCCGACCTGCAGAACATCAAGACCCGCGCGGTGCGCGATGGCGACGAGTACGTGATCACCGGCTCGAAGATCTTCATCACCAACGGCTGGCTCTGCGACGGCATCATCATCGCCGCCAAGACCGACCCGACCAAGGGCGCGGCGGGCGTCTCGCTGATCTTCGCCGAGGTGAGCGACGACACCCCCGGCTTCGAGCGCGGCCGCATCCTGGACAAGATGGGCGGCAAGTCGCAGGACACCGCCGAGCTCTTCTTCGACGGCCTGCGCGTCCCCGCCGCGAACCTGCTCGGCGAGGCCGAGGGCCAGGGCTTCTACCAGATGATGCAGCTGCTGGCGCAGGAGCGGCTCGTCACCGCGATCATCGCGGTCGCCATGATGGAGCAGGCGGTGAAGATCACCGTCGAGTACACGAAGGGCCGCGAGGCATTCGGCAAGCCGCTCTTCGCGCTGCAGAACACCAAGTTCGAACTCGCCGAGTGCGCCACGCTGGCGAAGGTCGGCCGGACCTTCCTCGACGATTGCATCGCCAAGCACCTGGAAGGGAAGCTCGATATCCCGACCGCTGCCATGTCGAAGTACTGGCTCACCGATCAGCTCGGTATCGTTGTCGATCGCTGCCTGCAATTGTTCGGCGGCTACGGCTACATGACGGAGTATCCGATTTCCCAGCTCTACACCGGTGCCCGTGTGCTGCGCATTCTCGCGGGCAGCAACGAGGTGATGAAGGATCTCGTTGCCCGCTCGCTCTGA
- a CDS encoding TetR/AcrR family transcriptional regulator — protein sequence MPARSETGTGEAPRRRRLEPDERRAQILACAIDMFGERPYAAVSTAELAQRAGVARGLINHYFGNKRDLYLAVVRRMVTLPHQDAMVVPTGSPRDRVGASVTWLLDTIAEHGSTWVKVTSHEGVGEDPEVQQILDQADDAAAERLLSMVGLGESARGEELRAVVRAFGGLVKVAGREWITRGSLERDQVHILLTDVLLTLVTTTMPEIDRPRK from the coding sequence TTGCCCGCTCGCTCTGAGACAGGCACCGGGGAGGCGCCGCGCCGCCGTCGGCTGGAGCCGGACGAGCGGCGCGCGCAGATCCTGGCGTGCGCGATCGACATGTTCGGGGAGCGGCCCTACGCGGCCGTCTCCACCGCCGAGCTGGCGCAGCGAGCCGGGGTCGCGCGCGGCCTGATCAACCACTACTTCGGCAACAAGCGCGACCTCTACCTGGCGGTCGTGCGCCGGATGGTGACGCTGCCGCACCAGGACGCCATGGTGGTGCCCACCGGCTCGCCGCGGGACCGGGTCGGCGCCAGCGTCACCTGGCTGCTCGACACCATCGCCGAGCACGGCAGCACCTGGGTCAAGGTCACCAGCCACGAGGGTGTCGGCGAGGACCCCGAGGTCCAGCAGATCCTGGACCAGGCCGACGATGCCGCCGCGGAGCGGCTGCTCTCCATGGTCGGACTCGGCGAATCCGCGCGCGGCGAAGAACTGCGCGCGGTGGTCCGCGCCTTCGGCGGGCTGGTGAAAGTAGCCGGGCGGGAGTGGATAACGCGGGGCTCGCTGGAACGTGACCAAGTCCACATTCTGCTCACGGATGTGCTGCTCACGCTGGTGACCACGACGATGCCGGAGATAGATCGGCCGCGAAAATAG
- a CDS encoding TerD family protein — MTVGHAGGPGAVDVAAVLLGGDGKVRGDEDLVFYNNPKQPGVVLLSEASVGIDLAAVPPGIHRIVVTGSTEAQGRDFGSLGSLTVTVQGHSEGFRFVPDRLSTETVLQVVALYRRNGRGRTGCPARTPTRSRCSSGTA, encoded by the coding sequence GTGACCGTCGGGCACGCGGGCGGGCCGGGTGCCGTCGATGTTGCCGCGGTGCTGCTCGGCGGTGACGGCAAGGTCCGCGGCGACGAGGATCTCGTCTTCTACAACAACCCGAAGCAGCCCGGCGTCGTGCTGCTGAGCGAGGCCTCCGTCGGCATCGATCTCGCCGCTGTCCCGCCCGGCATCCACCGGATCGTGGTGACCGGCAGCACCGAGGCGCAGGGGCGGGACTTCGGCTCGCTCGGCAGCCTGACCGTGACCGTGCAGGGGCACTCCGAGGGCTTCCGGTTCGTGCCCGACCGGCTCTCCACCGAGACGGTGCTGCAGGTGGTCGCGCTGTATCGGCGCAACGGCCGGGGCCGGACGGGCTGCCCGGCCCGGACGCCGACGAGATCACGGTGTTCGTCGGGAACGGCATGA